Proteins encoded together in one Streptomyces umbrinus window:
- a CDS encoding alpha/beta hydrolase family protein: MIHARRTLVAAAALLAVVVGSQGVAQARPAAEPVPPTASADPDGRLPAGWQITETRSGQHLTWRSTTPVPMGDAAVEFYSGDRFLGRPLAAKDGHTFKLPLQGVELGPAKDLRVRAAGRRLDEAGIEADSRRRSPKVPVKPSALPPANPVDPGVPGPYRTVSGEYELKSVKLPDFPEPVEMRAVVVAPAGAQGKRPLALFLHGRHPTCYTGGPDGEFVGDWPCPTGSKPIPSHRGYLHDQKLLASQGYVTVSISANGVNGQDFAAEDGGAQARSSLVRQHLARWANWSGAGRTSAPEIVRKAARADLPRVLLVGHSRGGEGVNRAAMDSLSKPPADRDGYRGPVRWKIRGTVLIGPTIFGQNPAPEVPSMTILPGCDGDVSDLQGEIYVDGTRGVSRGAALHSAVYMVGANHNYFNTEWTPGQAQAPANDDFWNDEESPDAVCTPGTATRLTAKKQQAAGSTYIAAAARVFVAGDDRVRPLLDGSGVRAKSAGSARVLTHAVGARRGGAFVPDPSVKVDGGRLCEQVDPDPATACLNPDEPGGSPHFAGWETDREPGRNAVALGWSTPGSAVRVQPERPVSVTGAKSLALRVVVPPNTTGTRMDVSLTDTAGRRAKLGDIRLDGLPGTERTTSYWGQEVRVPLTAATAAGLDLKQVKSLELTPRSGSGKAWLIDAWGWRPGMADVRPVSPPRVDIGRLTADEGDSGVKTYQVPVRLSGQGSGQIRLFVADPETRETTSRVVTVRPGTESIDVPVDVPGNTRYSYGTAYNVFAKAVHDTVVGNHLGGVTVRDDDPMPTFSVTPVPSRVTEGQSLTWRITQSAVADTEIWIDSAFAPVGGAELSTTDVAPAWLEETTGESPNPSRPLSGLEGLYLPLAIPQGELSTDVTIPVVADGVTEPEESLRIQLSLWTAEGEQVEGPVLDGTVTDAP, from the coding sequence TTGATCCATGCCCGGCGCACATTGGTCGCCGCTGCGGCGTTGTTGGCGGTGGTGGTGGGGTCGCAAGGAGTCGCGCAGGCCCGGCCTGCCGCCGAACCCGTACCGCCCACGGCCTCGGCCGACCCCGACGGCAGACTGCCGGCGGGCTGGCAGATCACCGAAACGAGATCCGGTCAGCACCTGACCTGGCGTTCGACCACACCCGTACCCATGGGAGACGCCGCCGTCGAGTTCTACTCCGGCGACCGGTTCCTGGGCCGTCCCCTCGCCGCCAAGGACGGGCACACGTTCAAACTGCCCCTCCAGGGCGTGGAGCTCGGACCGGCGAAGGACCTGCGGGTCCGGGCAGCCGGTCGCCGCCTCGACGAGGCCGGCATCGAGGCCGACTCACGACGACGTTCCCCCAAGGTGCCGGTGAAGCCGTCGGCCCTGCCGCCGGCCAACCCCGTGGACCCCGGCGTCCCCGGCCCGTACCGCACGGTCAGCGGCGAGTACGAGCTGAAGTCCGTGAAGCTGCCCGACTTCCCCGAACCGGTGGAGATGCGCGCGGTCGTGGTCGCACCGGCCGGCGCCCAGGGCAAGCGCCCGCTGGCCCTCTTCCTGCACGGCCGCCACCCCACCTGCTACACCGGGGGCCCGGACGGCGAGTTCGTCGGCGACTGGCCCTGCCCCACCGGTTCGAAGCCGATACCGAGCCACCGCGGCTATCTGCACGACCAGAAACTGCTGGCGTCCCAGGGCTATGTGACGGTGTCCATATCCGCCAACGGCGTCAACGGCCAGGACTTCGCGGCGGAGGACGGCGGCGCACAGGCCCGCTCGTCCCTCGTACGGCAGCACCTCGCCCGCTGGGCGAACTGGTCGGGAGCCGGACGGACCTCGGCACCGGAGATCGTACGGAAGGCCGCGCGGGCCGACCTGCCGCGCGTACTGCTGGTCGGTCACTCGCGGGGCGGCGAGGGCGTGAACCGGGCCGCGATGGACAGCCTCTCCAAGCCTCCCGCCGACCGGGACGGCTACCGGGGTCCGGTGCGCTGGAAGATCCGGGGGACCGTCCTCATCGGCCCCACCATCTTCGGGCAGAACCCCGCTCCCGAGGTGCCGTCGATGACGATCCTGCCCGGCTGCGACGGCGATGTGTCCGATCTGCAGGGTGAGATCTACGTGGACGGGACCCGCGGTGTCAGCCGTGGTGCCGCCCTGCACAGCGCGGTCTACATGGTCGGCGCCAACCACAACTACTTCAACACCGAGTGGACGCCGGGCCAGGCCCAGGCGCCCGCCAACGACGACTTCTGGAACGACGAGGAGTCGCCGGACGCGGTGTGCACACCGGGCACCGCGACGCGCCTGACCGCCAAGAAGCAGCAGGCCGCCGGCTCCACCTACATAGCCGCCGCGGCCCGGGTGTTCGTCGCGGGCGACGACCGGGTCCGGCCGCTGCTGGACGGCTCCGGCGTACGCGCGAAGTCCGCGGGTTCCGCGCGCGTCCTCACCCACGCCGTCGGCGCCCGTCGTGGCGGCGCGTTCGTGCCGGACCCCTCGGTGAAGGTGGACGGCGGCCGGCTGTGCGAGCAGGTCGACCCCGACCCGGCCACGGCCTGCCTCAACCCCGACGAGCCCGGCGGGTCACCGCACTTCGCCGGCTGGGAGACGGACCGGGAACCGGGCCGCAACGCCGTGGCGCTCGGCTGGTCGACACCGGGTTCCGCGGTACGGGTACAGCCCGAGCGACCGGTCTCGGTGACCGGAGCCAAGTCGCTGGCCCTGCGGGTCGTCGTGCCCCCGAACACCACCGGCACCCGCATGGACGTGTCCCTCACCGACACGGCGGGCCGACGGGCGAAGCTCGGCGACATCCGCCTCGACGGACTGCCCGGCACCGAGCGGACGACCTCGTACTGGGGCCAGGAGGTACGCGTACCGCTGACCGCCGCGACTGCGGCCGGGCTGGACCTCAAGCAGGTGAAGTCCCTGGAACTGACTCCCCGCAGCGGATCCGGAAAGGCATGGCTGATCGACGCCTGGGGCTGGCGCCCCGGCATGGCGGACGTACGGCCGGTCTCGCCGCCCCGCGTCGACATCGGCCGGCTGACCGCCGACGAGGGCGACTCCGGAGTCAAGACCTACCAGGTGCCGGTACGGCTCTCCGGGCAGGGCAGTGGTCAGATCCGGCTCTTCGTCGCGGACCCCGAGACGCGTGAGACCACGTCCCGGGTGGTGACCGTGCGCCCCGGCACCGAGAGCATCGACGTGCCGGTCGACGTGCCCGGCAACACCCGCTACAGCTACGGCACGGCGTACAACGTGTTCGCGAAGGCCGTTCACGACACGGTGGTCGGCAACCACCTCGGCGGCGTGACCGTGAGGGACGACGACCCGATGCCCACGTTCAGTGTGACGCCGGTTCCGAGCCGGGTCACCGAGGGCCAGAGCCTGACCTGGCGGATCACCCAGTCCGCGGTCGCCGACACGGAGATCTGGATCGACTCCGCGTTCGCGCCGGTCGGCGGCGCCGAACTGTCCACCACCGACGTCGCCCCGGCCTGGCTCGAGGAGACCACCGGCGAGTCACCGAACCCCTCCCGGCCGCTGTCCGGGCTGGAAGGGCTCTATCTGCCCCTCGCCATCCCCCAGGGCGAGCTGAGCACCGACGTGACCATTCCCGTCGTCGCGGACGGCGTGACCGAGCCGGAGGAGTCGCTGCGGATCCAGCTGTCCCTCTGGACTGCGGAGGGCGAACAGGTGGAGGGGCCGGTGCTCGACGGGACGGTGACGGACGCGCCGTAG
- a CDS encoding M56 family metallopeptidase, whose protein sequence is MTVSISLLLMAVVALAAAVAAPRVLTRAVWPDREPVLALWVWQCLVATVLLCCLTSLVLSASAVFHTVRVHVFAPAPPRVTAAYDLAAAPPWTTALTLLLAGGAAWTTAMLAREVAEARRRGRLRREHLRERAPELPAGLSDSRGPLLVLEDEYPDAWWMPGSPPQLVVTTGALQRLTDHQLDAIQAHELGHARARHDWLLHLSQALASGFPGIPLFTHFRDQTHRLVELSADDTASRRCGHLTTALALIELNQHRGVLSCATPRPLLHQRVERLLDPPPRLPRTHRRGTTTAAALAPLIPLLIAFGPALATLGS, encoded by the coding sequence ATGACCGTATCGATCTCCCTCCTCCTGATGGCGGTCGTCGCATTGGCGGCGGCGGTCGCGGCGCCCCGTGTCCTGACCCGTGCGGTCTGGCCCGACCGGGAGCCCGTGCTCGCGCTGTGGGTGTGGCAGTGCCTGGTCGCCACCGTGCTGCTCTGCTGCCTGACGTCGCTCGTGCTGAGCGCCTCGGCGGTCTTCCACACCGTCCGTGTCCATGTCTTCGCGCCCGCGCCGCCCAGGGTCACCGCGGCGTACGACCTGGCCGCCGCCCCGCCCTGGACCACCGCGCTGACGCTGCTGCTGGCCGGCGGTGCCGCCTGGACCACGGCCATGCTGGCGCGGGAGGTGGCGGAGGCCCGCAGGCGCGGGCGGCTGCGCCGCGAGCACCTGCGCGAACGCGCCCCCGAGCTGCCGGCCGGGCTCAGCGACTCCCGCGGCCCGCTCCTCGTGCTGGAGGACGAGTACCCGGACGCCTGGTGGATGCCGGGCAGCCCGCCCCAGCTCGTCGTCACCACGGGCGCGCTGCAGCGCCTCACCGACCACCAGCTGGACGCCATCCAGGCCCATGAGCTGGGTCACGCCCGGGCCCGCCACGACTGGCTCCTGCACCTCTCCCAGGCCCTGGCCTCCGGCTTCCCGGGCATCCCGCTCTTCACCCACTTCCGCGACCAGACCCACCGCCTGGTCGAGCTCTCCGCCGACGACACGGCCTCCCGCCGCTGCGGCCACCTCACCACCGCCCTCGCGCTGATCGAGCTGAACCAGCACCGGGGCGTCCTGTCCTGCGCCACTCCCCGCCCCCTGCTCCACCAGCGGGTGGAGCGCCTCCTGGACCCGCCGCCCCGCCTGCCCCGGACCCACCGCCGCGGTACGACGACGGCCGCGGCCCTGGCCCCGCTCATCCCGTTGCTCATCGCCTTCGGCCCGGCCCTGGCGACGCTCGGCTCCTAG
- a CDS encoding DUF3052 domain-containing protein, whose amino-acid sequence MSGASAGRGASGGYSGTPLAKKIGIKAGQRVRLLHAPGEGWAIPGLPEGCEVAEGGPKGADVTVAFYREATVLSAEGPGLVEALADSAMLWIAWPRKAAGHVSDLTENGLRELFLPLGVVDVKVAALGDDWSGLKFVRRKENRRI is encoded by the coding sequence GTGAGCGGGGCGAGTGCCGGGCGCGGGGCGAGCGGCGGGTACTCCGGTACGCCCCTGGCCAAGAAGATCGGGATCAAGGCCGGTCAGCGGGTGCGGTTGCTGCACGCGCCGGGGGAGGGGTGGGCGATCCCCGGGCTGCCCGAGGGCTGCGAGGTCGCCGAAGGAGGGCCGAAGGGGGCGGACGTCACCGTGGCCTTCTACCGGGAGGCGACCGTTCTGTCCGCCGAGGGACCGGGCCTGGTCGAGGCGCTCGCCGACTCCGCGATGCTCTGGATCGCCTGGCCGCGGAAGGCCGCCGGCCACGTCAGCGACCTCACCGAGAACGGGCTGCGCGAGCTGTTCCTGCCGCTGGGTGTCGTCGATGTGAAGGTCGCCGCGCTCGGGGACGACTGGTCGGGGCTGAAGTTCGTACGCCGCAAGGAGAATCGGCGTATTTGA
- a CDS encoding glycosyltransferase family 2 protein: MEPRIAVAVVTMGTRPQEVDALLASVAKQDVAPTRIVIVGNGCPLPEFADRLGLPGEVTAIEVDENLGCPGGRNVALRRLREFGDVDVVVDLDDDGLLVDPDVLRRVRDLYAADPRLGIVGFRIADEHGETQRRHVPRLGAKDPMRGGEVTGFLGGGHALSMEMLAQTGDWPAEFFFAHEETDLAWRAADAGWTIRYEPELLLQHPKTSPARHAIYYRVTARNRVWLVRRRLPLPLIPVHLAVWIALTLLRTRSVGGLRAWFGGFVEGLRVSAGERRPMRWGTVWRLTRLGRPPVV, encoded by the coding sequence ATGGAGCCGCGGATCGCGGTGGCCGTGGTGACGATGGGCACACGGCCCCAGGAGGTCGACGCGCTGCTCGCGTCGGTGGCCAAGCAGGACGTCGCACCCACGCGGATCGTGATCGTCGGGAACGGCTGTCCGCTGCCCGAGTTCGCCGACCGGCTGGGGCTGCCCGGCGAGGTCACCGCCATCGAGGTCGACGAGAACCTCGGCTGCCCGGGCGGCCGGAACGTCGCGCTGCGCCGGCTGCGGGAGTTCGGTGACGTGGACGTCGTCGTCGACCTGGACGACGACGGTCTGCTCGTCGACCCGGACGTCCTGCGGCGCGTACGGGACCTGTACGCCGCCGATCCGCGCCTCGGCATCGTCGGATTCCGTATCGCCGACGAGCACGGCGAGACCCAGCGGCGGCACGTGCCCCGGCTCGGCGCCAAGGACCCGATGCGGGGCGGGGAGGTCACCGGCTTCCTCGGCGGCGGACACGCCCTCTCCATGGAGATGCTCGCGCAGACCGGGGACTGGCCGGCCGAGTTCTTCTTCGCGCACGAGGAGACCGACCTGGCGTGGCGGGCGGCCGACGCGGGGTGGACCATCCGGTACGAGCCCGAGCTGCTGCTCCAGCACCCCAAGACCTCGCCCGCACGGCACGCCATCTACTACCGCGTCACCGCCCGCAACCGTGTCTGGCTGGTCCGGCGCCGCCTGCCGCTCCCGCTCATCCCCGTCCACCTGGCGGTCTGGATCGCGCTGACTCTCCTGCGGACACGCTCTGTCGGCGGGCTGCGGGCATGGTTCGGCGGCTTCGTGGAGGGGCTACGGGTCTCGGCGGGGGAACGGCGGCCGATGCGCTGGGGGACTGTCTGGCGGCTCACGCGCCTGGGGCGGCCACCGGTCGTCTGA
- a CDS encoding BTAD domain-containing putative transcriptional regulator yields the protein MRSGLRFGLLGPTVVYDADGVPRPVSSAKGRVLLTALLLEPGRVVSVDVLKDALWGGTPPASAHASLQNHVTRLRRLLDDPDRLRSVPPGYQLRVSEGELDVRLFETRIGAARAAHARRDWERAVTEAMAALGLWRGTPLTGMPPGLGGLSLVQRLEEARLFALECRYDAELELGRGVSDGDVRLSGLAPELAALVAEFPLREAFHRQLMMVLHRTGRRAEALAVHRDLRRTLVRELGVEPGLAVREAHLEILRDEDSGTGAGAGTGAGGGAEAGSGSRSGPGPGSGSGPGSRSGPASAAGSGPGPGSGSGPDASARDETGAAETTAPAEAAAPAETAAPAGRQAIGGDGVSAPLPAESASTRTDPDPRGADHPPSAEAAHAASAATAAPDTTSAPVTPSTPGIPATPAPPKGPVLVPVPRPAQLPPAPLCFTGRAETIGSLRATLVPAGDGHPRVAVVSGMAGVGKSALGVQVAHGLRAEFPDGQLYVRLHGATPGVPPLTVGQALAALLRDLGVEPRGAPEHPDAASALLRSLLAPTRTLLVLDDAVNAAQVRPLLPAGPGCAVIVTSRSPLTALDGVTRFPLAPLSDEESAELLRAVSGRDGLDGTHPLVGLTGRLPLALRIVAARLAARQVLTPDALAGQLAASDGRLHHLEYDDLSVRRSLAVALDALRASDREADRDAARALHRIGALDLPTYGVPLLARLLGTGERRTEGALDRLVDVALLDETAYGRYAPHDLVRDFAREVAREAAEGEAPGPTDSELTASVPTGSSSTDPDPTDIALHWYIASARRCVPALIPSGVDRDNRLGTTPAESERSGATGSEAVPFATAAEAVAWGDREVANVVALVEGHAAASPLIPVLVRALFPYLQRRGRLRELSVLGRRALKVARLLGDDAAEAIALSDLAGLYFMQGQAGKALVLTDQALTRWRGLGVVSRIQRCLNNRGLLLESLGRYVECELALRESLELARELGDLDGEAVAYSNLGNLYEHSDPRAAIEWHERSLALGETMGDSRVRESGHCNIGYAHLTLGEPARALEHFDRALSVSDGVDWQSGSQTRLGLVRALRGLDRTERAARECALLLARAELRADRYTAGLARHQQGLLHRSAGRNDEAYEQWELALDDLDGTDSTVTDELRELLLIRLNGPSLQGS from the coding sequence CTGCGATCCGGGCTGCGTTTCGGGCTCCTGGGGCCGACCGTCGTGTACGACGCAGACGGTGTGCCACGGCCGGTCAGCAGCGCGAAGGGGCGGGTACTGCTCACCGCTCTGCTGCTGGAACCGGGCCGGGTCGTCTCCGTCGACGTGCTCAAGGACGCGCTGTGGGGCGGGACACCGCCCGCCTCCGCGCACGCGTCGCTGCAGAACCACGTGACCCGTCTGCGACGCCTCCTGGACGACCCGGACCGGCTGCGGTCGGTACCGCCCGGCTATCAACTGCGCGTCTCCGAGGGTGAGTTGGACGTACGCCTCTTCGAGACCCGGATCGGCGCGGCCCGGGCGGCACACGCGCGGCGGGACTGGGAGCGGGCCGTGACCGAGGCCATGGCGGCACTCGGGCTCTGGCGCGGCACCCCGCTGACCGGCATGCCTCCCGGGCTCGGTGGACTCTCCCTCGTCCAACGGCTGGAGGAGGCACGGCTGTTCGCCCTGGAGTGCCGGTACGACGCGGAACTGGAGCTGGGCCGCGGGGTGTCCGACGGGGACGTACGGCTCTCCGGTCTCGCACCCGAACTGGCCGCGCTGGTCGCGGAGTTCCCCCTCCGCGAGGCCTTCCACCGCCAGCTGATGATGGTCCTCCACCGAACGGGCCGCAGGGCCGAGGCCCTCGCCGTCCACCGCGACCTGCGCCGCACCCTCGTCCGCGAACTCGGCGTGGAACCGGGCCTCGCGGTCCGGGAGGCCCACCTGGAGATCTTGCGGGACGAGGATTCGGGGACGGGGGCGGGGGCGGGGACTGGAGCAGGGGGAGGGGCAGAGGCGGGGTCGGGCTCGCGATCGGGGCCGGGGCCGGGATCTGGATCGGGCCCGGGCTCGCGTTCAGGGCCGGCGTCAGCGGCAGGGTCGGGTCCGGGACCGGGATCCGGATCGGGCCCGGATGCGTCCGCCCGCGATGAGACCGGTGCCGCCGAGACAACGGCTCCCGCTGAGGCGGCGGCTCCTGCCGAGACAGCGGCTCCCGCCGGGCGGCAGGCCATCGGAGGCGATGGCGTCTCCGCCCCGCTGCCCGCCGAGTCGGCGTCCACCCGTACTGATCCTGATCCGCGCGGAGCCGACCACCCGCCCTCCGCGGAAGCCGCCCACGCTGCCTCGGCCGCTACGGCCGCCCCGGACACCACGTCCGCCCCGGTGACTCCATCGACCCCTGGCATCCCTGCCACCCCCGCCCCTCCGAAGGGCCCCGTCCTCGTCCCCGTCCCCCGCCCCGCCCAACTCCCTCCCGCTCCCCTCTGTTTCACGGGTCGCGCCGAGACCATCGGCAGCCTGCGGGCCACGCTCGTCCCGGCCGGAGACGGGCACCCCCGCGTGGCCGTGGTCAGTGGCATGGCGGGCGTCGGGAAGAGTGCGCTGGGCGTGCAGGTGGCGCACGGGCTGCGGGCCGAGTTCCCGGACGGCCAGCTGTACGTACGACTGCACGGGGCCACGCCCGGCGTGCCGCCGCTCACCGTCGGGCAGGCCCTCGCCGCGCTGCTCCGCGACCTGGGCGTGGAACCGCGGGGCGCCCCCGAACACCCGGACGCGGCAAGCGCGTTGCTCCGCTCACTCCTTGCGCCCACCCGCACCCTGCTCGTACTCGACGACGCGGTGAACGCCGCCCAGGTCCGCCCCCTGCTGCCCGCCGGCCCCGGCTGTGCGGTGATCGTCACCAGCCGCTCGCCCCTCACCGCGCTGGACGGCGTGACCCGCTTCCCGCTCGCCCCCCTCTCCGACGAGGAGAGCGCCGAACTGCTGCGGGCCGTCTCCGGACGGGACGGCCTCGACGGTACGCACCCTCTCGTCGGCCTCACCGGACGGCTGCCGCTCGCACTGCGGATCGTCGCGGCCCGGCTCGCCGCCCGCCAGGTCCTCACACCGGACGCGCTCGCCGGTCAACTGGCCGCCAGTGACGGACGGTTGCACCACCTCGAATACGACGACCTCAGCGTGCGCCGCTCGCTCGCGGTGGCCCTCGACGCGCTGCGGGCCTCGGACCGCGAGGCCGACCGGGACGCCGCCCGCGCCCTGCACCGGATCGGCGCGCTCGACCTGCCGACGTACGGGGTCCCGCTCCTCGCCCGGCTCCTGGGCACCGGCGAACGCCGGACCGAGGGCGCCCTCGACCGCCTGGTCGACGTCGCCCTCCTCGACGAGACGGCGTACGGCCGCTACGCCCCGCACGACCTCGTACGCGACTTCGCCCGCGAGGTCGCCCGGGAGGCGGCGGAGGGGGAGGCCCCCGGCCCAACGGACTCCGAGCTCACGGCTTCCGTCCCCACGGGGTCCAGCTCCACGGACCCGGATCCCACCGACATCGCCCTCCACTGGTACATCGCCTCCGCCCGCCGGTGCGTACCGGCCCTGATCCCCTCCGGCGTCGACCGCGACAACCGGCTGGGTACGACACCGGCCGAGTCGGAGCGTTCGGGCGCCACCGGCAGCGAGGCCGTGCCGTTCGCGACGGCCGCCGAGGCCGTCGCCTGGGGGGACCGCGAGGTGGCGAACGTCGTCGCGCTCGTCGAGGGCCACGCCGCCGCGTCCCCGCTGATCCCCGTCCTCGTACGCGCCCTCTTCCCGTATCTGCAGCGCCGCGGCCGGCTGCGTGAGCTGTCGGTGCTCGGGCGGCGGGCGCTGAAGGTGGCGCGGCTGCTCGGGGACGACGCCGCCGAGGCGATCGCGCTGTCCGACCTGGCGGGTCTCTACTTCATGCAGGGACAGGCGGGCAAGGCGCTCGTCCTCACCGACCAGGCCCTCACGCGCTGGCGAGGCCTCGGCGTCGTCTCGCGCATCCAGCGCTGCCTGAACAACCGCGGGCTGCTGCTGGAGAGCCTGGGCCGGTACGTCGAGTGCGAACTCGCCCTGCGGGAAAGCCTGGAGCTGGCGCGGGAGCTGGGCGACCTGGACGGCGAGGCCGTCGCCTACAGCAATCTCGGCAACCTCTACGAGCACTCCGATCCGCGCGCCGCCATCGAGTGGCACGAGCGGAGCCTCGCGCTCGGCGAGACCATGGGCGACTCCCGGGTCCGTGAGTCAGGGCACTGCAACATCGGGTACGCCCACCTCACGCTCGGCGAACCGGCCCGTGCGCTGGAGCACTTCGACCGCGCCCTGAGCGTCTCGGACGGTGTCGACTGGCAGAGCGGCTCCCAGACCCGCCTCGGTCTCGTCCGTGCGCTGCGCGGCCTCGACCGCACCGAGCGGGCCGCCCGCGAGTGCGCCCTGCTGCTGGCCCGCGCCGAACTGCGCGCCGACCGCTACACCGCCGGTCTCGCCCGGCACCAACAGGGCCTGCTGCACCGGTCGGCGGGCCGCAACGACGAGGCGTACGAGCAGTGGGAACTGGCCCTCGACGACCTGGACGGCACCGACAGCACGGTGACCGACGAACTGCGGGAGCTGCTGCTCATCCGGCTCAACGGGCCTTCACTACAGGGGAGTTGA
- a CDS encoding bifunctional 3'-5' exonuclease/DNA polymerase, translated as MTDRWALAPAEDGGAELAPLGPDGLPAGPVLREPDLAESVRSRPDVTRWVWRATAEVYPRLREAGVRVERCYDMEAAETLLLGHEGRLGEPRSAAAALARLRGGPVPPDPPQRSAEPGSQSSLFEPRPVHVPLEQLIDVYGDQQRRHDAAEHPGRMRLLTAAESAGMLVATEMNASGMPWSADVHRDVLHELLGERYTGGGEPRRLAELTDEVSAAFGRRVRPDLPADVIKAFAQAGIKIKSTRRWEIETIDHPAVKPLVEYKKLYRIWVAHGWSWLQDWVRDGRFRPEYLPGGTVTGRWVTNGGGALQIPKVIRRAAVADPGWRLVVADADQMEPRVLAAISRDPGLMEVAGRETDLYQSVSDRAFSGDRAQAKLAVLGAVYGQTSGDGLKNLALLRRRFPKAVAYVDDAARAGEEGRLVRTWLGRTCPPAAGSDSSGEEAGIPESEQVGVPGEGTEPGDAQDWVPGYASTNSRARGRFARNFVVQGSAADWTLLVLAALRRTCRDMAAELVFFQHDEVMVHCPAAEADTVVEAIREAAELAGRLTFGETPVRFPFTTAVVECYADAK; from the coding sequence CCGAGCTCGCTCCCCTCGGCCCCGACGGGCTGCCCGCCGGACCGGTCCTGAGGGAGCCGGATCTCGCCGAGTCCGTACGGTCCCGGCCGGACGTCACCCGCTGGGTGTGGCGGGCGACGGCCGAGGTCTATCCGCGGCTGCGCGAAGCGGGCGTCCGTGTGGAGCGGTGTTACGACATGGAGGCCGCCGAGACCCTCCTCCTGGGCCACGAGGGTCGGCTCGGCGAGCCCCGCTCGGCGGCCGCCGCCCTGGCCAGACTGCGCGGCGGCCCCGTACCGCCCGATCCCCCGCAGCGCTCCGCCGAACCCGGCTCGCAGTCCTCGCTCTTCGAGCCCCGCCCCGTCCACGTACCGCTGGAACAGCTCATCGACGTGTACGGGGACCAGCAGCGAAGACACGACGCGGCCGAGCACCCCGGGCGGATGCGGCTGCTGACGGCCGCCGAGTCGGCGGGCATGCTCGTGGCGACCGAGATGAACGCGTCCGGGATGCCGTGGAGCGCGGACGTGCACCGGGACGTGCTGCACGAACTGCTCGGCGAGCGGTACACGGGCGGGGGCGAGCCGCGCCGCCTCGCCGAGCTCACGGACGAGGTGTCGGCCGCGTTCGGGAGACGGGTGCGGCCCGATCTGCCCGCCGATGTCATCAAGGCCTTCGCGCAGGCGGGCATCAAGATCAAATCGACCCGGCGCTGGGAGATCGAGACGATCGACCACCCGGCCGTGAAGCCACTCGTCGAGTACAAGAAGCTGTACCGCATCTGGGTCGCGCACGGCTGGTCGTGGCTCCAGGACTGGGTGCGGGACGGGCGGTTCAGACCAGAGTACCTGCCGGGCGGGACGGTCACCGGGCGCTGGGTGACCAACGGCGGGGGCGCGCTGCAGATCCCCAAGGTCATCCGTCGCGCCGCGGTCGCCGACCCCGGCTGGCGGCTCGTCGTCGCGGACGCCGACCAGATGGAGCCGCGGGTGCTGGCCGCGATCTCCCGCGACCCCGGTCTGATGGAGGTCGCCGGTCGGGAGACCGACCTCTACCAGTCCGTGTCCGACCGTGCCTTCTCGGGCGACCGCGCCCAGGCCAAGCTCGCCGTGCTCGGCGCGGTCTACGGCCAGACCTCCGGCGACGGCCTCAAGAACCTCGCACTGCTGCGCCGCCGCTTCCCCAAGGCGGTGGCGTACGTGGACGACGCGGCGCGGGCGGGCGAGGAGGGGCGGCTCGTGCGGACCTGGCTGGGGCGGACGTGCCCGCCGGCGGCGGGGTCGGACTCCTCGGGGGAGGAAGCGGGGATTCCGGAGAGCGAGCAGGTCGGCGTGCCGGGCGAGGGCACCGAGCCCGGGGACGCCCAGGACTGGGTGCCGGGGTACGCCTCCACCAACTCCCGTGCCCGGGGCCGCTTCGCGCGCAACTTCGTCGTGCAGGGCAGCGCCGCCGACTGGACCCTCCTCGTGCTCGCCGCGCTCCGCCGAACCTGCCGGGACATGGCGGCCGAGCTGGTCTTCTTCCAGCACGACGAGGTGATGGTGCACTGCCCGGCGGCGGAGGCCGACACCGTGGTCGAGGCCATCCGGGAGGCGGCGGAGCTGGCGGGGCGGCTGACGTTCGGGGAGACGCCGGTGCGGTTTCCGTTCACGACGGCGGTGGTGGAGTGTTACGCGGACGCGAAGTGA